AAGCGTCCGACGTATCGGCATACATCCCGACCAACGTTATCTCCATTACCGACGGTCAGATCTTCTTGGAGTCCGATCTGTTCTATGCAGGTCAACGTCCAGCGATCAACGTAGGTATCTCCGTATCTCGTGTCGGTGGTTCCGCACAGATCAAAGCGATGAAAAAGGTTGCAGGTACACTGCGTCTGGATCTGGCGCAATACCGCGAGCTGCAAGCATTTGCTCAGTTCGGTTCCGACCTTGATAAATCGACATTGTCCCGTCTGAACCGTGGTGCACGTATGATGGAAATTCTGAAACAAGGCGTGAACCAACCGCTGCTCGTTGAACAGCAGGTAGTCAGCCTGTACACGGCAGTCAAAGGTCATCTGGATGATATTCCAGTAGCCGATGTACGCCGTTTTGAATCGGAATTCCTGTCCTTCATGACAACAAGTCATGATGCTGTTCTGCAATCGATCCGCGATACCAAAGACCTGACTTCCGATAACGAAGCTGCTCTGGTTGAAGCGATTCAAGCCTTCAAAAAAGGGTTTGCAACCAGCTAATATTTGCTCTGAACGAACCGCTGTCCGGTTGATGCCGGTCAGCCTCTCATAAATCATGCGCGATAAGGGCTGCTTTGGATGTATAAGTCCGGCAGACTGTCCGCAACAGCACGCATCTTCAGGTCAGATGATCATATCCCGCGCACTGGTGTATATGATGACTGACCTGCGGCATGTTTGCAGCAGTCAATATCTCCGTAACAGGAGTGCGACTTTGCTGTCAGCCAGTGTTTGGAACTGGCAGTGATCGTATGACTTTGAACGCGATTCAAAGGTTAAGGTGGTGAAACCATATGGCTAAAGGTATGCGTGAGATTAAAAGGCAGATCAAAAGTGTTCAGAACACAAGACAGATTACCAAAGCGATGGAAATGGTCGCAGCTTCCAAGCTTCGCAAAGCACAGGAGAAAGCACAGGCAGCACGCCCGTACTCCGATAAACTGCGTGAAGTGGTGGCAAGCATTGCGTCTGGCACAAAAGGCGTTAAGCATCCTATGCTGGACAAACGTCCGGTTAAACGTGTTGCTTACCTAATCGTGACATCCGATCGTGGTCTGGCTGGCGGTTACAATGCCAACATTCTGCGTCAGGTCAGCGCTGACATCAACAAGCGTCATTCGTCCGCGGACGAATACGAACTGTTTGTCATTGGACGTAAAGGCCGTGACTACTTCCGTCGTCGCACGATGCCTGTGACTGATTCGGTAGCCGAACTGACGGATTTCCCGTCGTATGCGGATATCAAATCACTTGCTCAGGCAGCGATTCAAGGGTATGAAGAAGGTCGTTACGATGAGCTGTACTTATGTTATAACCAGTTTATCAACGCGTTAACGCAAACACCGACATCTGTACGCTTGCTTCCGATGGATACAATGGAAGTACAATCCGATACGGTAACGGCGAGCTACGAATATGAGCCTTCAGCCGAGGAAGTACTGGCTGTATTGCTGCCGAAATATGCACAAACCCTGATCTTCAATGCGTTGCTGGAAGGTAAAGCAAGTGAGCAGGGCGCACGTATGACGGCAATGGGTAGCGCAACGAAGAATGCTTCCCAAATGATCGGCGATCTCAAACTGGTATATAACCGTGCACGTCAGGCGGCTATTACCCAGGAAATTACCGAGATCGTAGCAGGTGCAAACGCACAAAACTAAGAAGTGGATCGTATGAGATGCAGTTTGACTGCATGAACATCCCATTTCATAATCTATCGTCATCATGGCAATACATTTTCAAAGCGGATGGTTGCTGGGCATGTCCCGCTGCAACACCGCTTCCAATATGGTTTGATACAGCAAGTCAGTAGGAGGGAAAAGGATAATGAATACAGGACGCGTTGTAAGTATTCAGGGTCCGGTTGTCGACGTTGAGTTTGATCGTGGTCAACTGCCGGAAATCCTGAACGCACTTAAGGTCGATACAACACTGGAAAACGGTAGAAAGATCGATCTGACGCTTGAAGTATCCAACCATCAGGGTGATAACCTGGTGCGTTGTATTGCAATGTCTTCCACAGACGGCCTTGTGCGCGGTCTGGAAGTACAAGATCTGGGTGCACCCATCTCCGTTCCAGTTGGTGAAGTAACACTGGGTCGCGTATTTAACGTACTCGGTCAGCCAATCGACGAAGCGGGTGATGTGGTTTCCGAGATTAACAACCCAATTCACCGTGAAGCACCAAAATTTGATGAACTGTCCACACAAGCAGAAATGCTGGAAACAGGGATCAAAGTTATCGACTTGCTCGCACCATACGCAAAAGGCGGTAAGATCGGTCTGTTCGGTGGTGCCGGTGTAGGTAAAACGGTAACGATTCAAGAACTGATCAACAACATCGCACAAGAGCACGGCGGTATCTCCGTATTCTCCGGTGTTGGTGAGCGTACTCGTGAAGGGAATGACCTGTACCACGAGATGAGAGAGTCTGGCGTTATTAATAAAACAGCAATGGTATTCGGACAGATGAACGAGCCTCCGGGCGCACGTCTGCGCGTTGCACTGACTGGTCTGACAATGGCGGAATATTTCCGTGATCAAGAAGGCAAAGACGTACTGCTGTTTATCGATAATATCTTCCGCTTTACACAAGCGGGTTCCGAAGTATCCGCCCTGCTGGGTCGCATGCCGTCCGCGGTAGGTTACCAGCCAACCCTCGCTACTGAGATGGGTCAGCTGCAAGAGCGTATTACTTCCACCAAAAAAGGTTCCGTTACGTCCATTCAGGCGATCTACGTGCCTGCGGATGACTATACTGACCCGGCTCCGGCAACAACATTTGCCCACTTGGATGCAACGACCAACCTGGAGCGTAAAATTTCCGAGATGGGTATCTTCCCAGCGGTTGATCCTCTGGCTTCCAGCTCCCGTATCCTGACACCAGAAGTAGTTGGCGAAGAGCACTACAATGTAGCGCAAGGCGTACAACGCATTCTGGCTCGTTATCAAGAGCTGCAAGATATTATCGCCATCCTCGGTATGGATGAACTGAGCGAGGAAGACAAGCTGACCGTTTCGCGTGCGCGCAAAATCCAGCGTTTCCTGTCCCAGCCATTCCACGTCGCCGAGCAGTTTACTGGTATCAAAGGTCGCTATGTACAAGTAAAAGAAACAGTACGTAGCTTCAAAGAGATTCTGGATGGTAAACACGATGAGCTTCCAGAAGCAGCATTCCTCTTTGTAGGCACAATCGAGGAAGCAGTGGAGAAAGCGAAAACACTGTAAGAGCATGCCTGCAAAACGTGAGGAGGGATGAAAGTGAGCACGTTTTTATTGGAAATCGTCACACCTGAGCGTCTGGTCTTTTCCGAACAGGTCGATCGTCTGATCGCTACAGGTGTCGAAGGCGAATTGGGCATTCTCGCCGGCCATATTCCAACGGTTACTCCACTCAAAGTGGCACCGTTGACGTTTCAGGCTGGCGGCAAAAGAAGTACATTTGCGATTCAAGGCGGCTTTCTAGAAGTGCGTCCCGACAAAGTGGTCGTACTCGCAGAGAGTGCTGAACGGTCCAATGATATCGATGTGGAACGCGCACGCGCTGCCAAAGAGCGTGCCGAGCGCCGACTGAGCAATCGCTCCAGTCAGGATCATATTGATTTCCGTCGTGCCGAGCTTGCTATGCAACGCGCGATGAACCGTATCAAAGTATCTTCTTCAGGTGAAAACCGATAACATAAACAAGCCGGCCCGTCATGATAACGGTCCGGCTGTTTTTGTGTCGCTGGGTGTTTAGACCCATGTGTAGAATGAAGAGATTCGCTGAAAAAAGCTGATTTAAAGGCAGGAAACACCCGAAAATACTGATTTTTTTCAGGAAATGTACGAATATGCCATTTATACAGTGAAATTTGTAAATTTGGGACTAGATTCTTTGGTGAAGGGCAAGTATTATAGAATAGTCCGTATAAAAGACTGATTGCCAAGTAATTTATGTAAGGAGGCTGTGAGCTGGAATGAGCACAGTAGATGCGGGAGCCGCTGTCGGCACAAACGGTTTGCTATCCATTATCATCTCGCTGCTTTGCATTGGTCTTTCATGGTGGGCGTTGCAAAATTTCAAGTTTGATCTGCTGGTTCGTCATCCCAAGAGTGCTGCCGGTAAAATGCTTCATTTACTGCTGGCGATTGTGCTTGGGCATTTCGTATCCGCGTTTTTGCTCGACTATCTCCAGTGGACACAGGCATTGCGATTTATGTTTTGAATGTGGGGATTACGGTTATAAGTGTTTTAGGCTTATTTCATTTATTAAGCTGCCGTCTTATTATGATTCAAGTAACCGCACATTTGACTTCATGTTTGGAACTGGACAACCGCTGGAATATCAACCATTACATTAAATATTAAAATCAAAATTACATGCAATAGGCATCGTAAACCGGAAGATAATAGGGTAGCATACAGGCTGGCATTTCATTTGATCAGACAGCATGACTCACAGGGCCACCGCCATGTTCACACTACTATTCATATCCAACTTATAATGCCGGACAAGCAAAATGACGCGCGGAGGGAATCCTAATGAGCAAATTTATCGTCCGCGGTGGCAAGCGATTGACAGGGAATGTCAAAGTTAGCGGGGCAAAGAATTCAGTTCTCCCGATTATTGCTGCCTCTTTACTGGGAGAAAAAGGTGTAAGCATCATTCACGAAGCACCTTCCCTTGACGATGTAATGACTATCAACAAAGTATTGGAATCGCTTGGAGCTGTGGTTACATACCAGAATGAGACAATCCATGTCGATGCACAGGAATTGTCTTCTTGCGAAGCCCCGTATGAGTGGGTTAGCAAAATGCGTGCTTCTTTTCTGGTAATGGGTCCGCTGTTGACCCGTCTGGGCAAAACCCGTATTTCGCTGCCGGGCGGCTGTGCCATTGGTACACGTCCGATTGATCAGCATTTGAAAGGCTTTGAAGCAATGGGCGCAGAGATCAATCTGGGTCATGGCTACATTGAAGCCAAATGCGATGGCAGACTGCGCGGCACCAAGATTTATCTGGATGTTGCAAGTGTGGGTGCTACCGAGAACATCATGATGGCTGCTACTCTGGCAGAGGGTATCACAACGATTGAGAATGCTGCCAAAGAACCAGAAATCGTGGATCTGGCAAACTTCCTGAACGGAATGGGTGCCAAAGTTCGCGGTGCAGGTACAGGAGTAATTCGCATTGAAGGCGTGGAAAAACTGCAGGGAACCGAGCATACCGTTATTCCTGACCGTATCGAAGCTGGAACGTATATGGTAGCTGCGGCTATCACGGGCGGCGACGTATATGTCGAAGGCGCGATTGCAGACCATCTGGGTCCAGTCATTGCCAAAATGGAAGAAATGGGTGTAGAAATTACACCGGATGAGAATGGTGTACGTGTTGTCGCTAATCATCCGCTCCGTGCTGTAGATGTCAAAACATTGCCTTACCCTGGATTCCCGACGGATATGCAGGCGCAAATGATGGCGTTGATGCTTGGGTCCGAAGGAACCAGCATCATTACTGAAACTGTGTTTGAGAATCGCTTTATGCACGTGGATGAGTTCAACCTGATGAATGCGGGAATCCGTATCGAAGGCAGAACATCCATCGTAACAGGCGGTCCACAACTGGTTGGCGCTAAAGTATGTGCAACCGACCTTCGTGCTGGTGCTGCATTGATCTGTGCTGGTCTGATTGCCGAAGGTACAACCGAAGTGGGCGGTACTCATCATATCGACCGCGGGTATGTACATCTGGCTGAAAAGCTGTCCGGTCTGGGTGCAGACATCTGGCGTCTGGAAGAAGCCGAAGTCAACACTGTACCATCGGCAAGCGAAGCTGCTGCGATGCTGGCTGAAAAAGCCAAAACCGCAAGTGCATCGATGCTGAATGTACAAACGACTGGCGTGTAATGTTAAATAACTGGCTAGAAGCGCGGAATACCAGTTACTCCATATACGCTTGTAGGGCGCATAGGGATGACCGCCATTTTCGTCAATCTAGCCTCTCATAAGATCAAAAGCCGAAGCCGGACCATGTGTCCGGCTTTTTGCTTGGTTACATTACTGTTACTTCCGCCAATTCCCGAACATTATCGTTGAATCCCCTATGCAATTATGCTAATTTTAATAAAGATTGACCGTGATAAGAGTTTGACGATCTGAGCATTTGGACGAAATGCGAATTCTGTGATCCATGGTAGCAACCGAACTTACAGACAGCTTTGTTGGTGAATTCGCCCAGACGGTGTGGTGATAAGAGACTCTTTTACCGGAAATACGACTTTTGGAGGCTCTTGACATGTTTAGCAAGGATATCGGAATTGATCTGGGTACGGCAAACGTACTCATTCACGTAAAAGGTAAAGGTGTAGTGCTGGATGAACCATCTGTCGTAACGCTGGAAACAGACACCAAACGCGTACTGGCTGTCGGTGAGGAAGCTCGCCGCATGATCGGCAGAACACCAGGCAATATTGTAGCGATTCGTCCACTGCGTGACGGCGTTATTGCTGATTTTGATGTAACAGAAACGATGCTTAAACATTTTATTAATAAAGTAGGTGCGCGCAACTGGTACAGTCATCCGCGCATTCTCATTTGTGCGCCGACGAACATTACCTCCGTTGAGCAAAAGTCGATTCGCGAAGCGGCAGAGCGTACGGGAGCAAAAGATGTATTTTTGGAAGCTGAACCGAAAGCGGCTGCGATTGGTGCAGGCATGAACATTTTTGAGCCGAGCGGTAACATGGTAATCGACATCGGTGGCGGTACGACTGATATTGCCGTCTTGTCGATGGGGGATATCGTTACGTCTTCTTCATTAAAAGTAGCTGGCGACAAATTCGACGATTCCATTATGCGCTATATTAAAAATGAATATAAATTGCTGATTGGTGAACGTACAGCGGAAGACATCAAAGTCAATATCGCTACCGTTCGTCCAAGCGGCATTCAACGTGAGATGGATATTCGTGGTCGTGATATGGTTACCGGTCTGCCGAAGACAGTGACAATCACGGCAAATGAAGTTCAGAACGCGCTGTCCGACACCATTCTGTCGATCGTCAGTTCCGCTAAAATGGTATTGGAGCAGACTCCACCGGAATTGTCGGCAGATATTATCGACCGTGGCGTCATTTTGACCGGCGGCGGTGCGCTGCTGGATGGTCTCGAAGAGCTGTTGTCCCAAGAATTGCACGTACCCGTATTGGTTGCAGAAGACCCTATGCACTGCGTGGTCAAAGGAACTGGAATTATGTTAAATAATTTGGATAAAGTATCTAAAAAAAAGTTCTAAGCATGCCGATATAAATCATAACGAATGACAGTACAGTGATGCTTTTCGCATTTAATATATCAGCTCTATATGAACATTTTGTTCATTTGCGGTAAAATGAAGAAGTAACCCGACGGAATCCCTGCTGACTGATGCTGAGTACAGACGGAATTTTGAGAAGTGAGAGGAGATCCGGTAATGTTAAGAGGCCTTTATACTGCCGCTTCCGGCATGATTACACAACAGCGCCGACACGATACGATTACACAGAACATTGCAAACGTGAATACGCCAGGCTACAAACAGGTGGAAAGCATTGAACGTTCATTTCCCGAAATGCTAATTTCCCTGAGCAATGGCGACCAGGGGCAAACGAATCGTCAGATCGGTCGCATTAATACTGGCGTACTGGCTGAGGAGAGTGTATCGGTCAACGTACAAGGTGATGTACACCAGACCAACTCGCTGGATGATTTTGCAATTGTATCGGACATTAATCTGGCTGATCCAGCTACCGGACAAAATATTCCTTTCGATGCTTCCGGCAAATATGTATCCGACAACGGCACGATCACGTATCGTCCGCAGGCATTCTTCGCTGTGACTGGCAAAGATGGCGAAACGGGTTATACACGTGATGGTAATTTCCAACTGGATGGTGCGGGTACTTTACGCACATCGACCGGCAATGCCGTCTTGGGCAGCAACGGTAACCCTGTGACGTTGCAAGGCTCGATGAATGACTACAGCGTGGATTCACG
The sequence above is drawn from the Paenibacillus sp. JQZ6Y-1 genome and encodes:
- the atpG gene encoding ATP synthase F1 subunit gamma, producing MAKGMREIKRQIKSVQNTRQITKAMEMVAASKLRKAQEKAQAARPYSDKLREVVASIASGTKGVKHPMLDKRPVKRVAYLIVTSDRGLAGGYNANILRQVSADINKRHSSADEYELFVIGRKGRDYFRRRTMPVTDSVAELTDFPSYADIKSLAQAAIQGYEEGRYDELYLCYNQFINALTQTPTSVRLLPMDTMEVQSDTVTASYEYEPSAEEVLAVLLPKYAQTLIFNALLEGKASEQGARMTAMGSATKNASQMIGDLKLVYNRARQAAITQEITEIVAGANAQN
- the atpD gene encoding F0F1 ATP synthase subunit beta, whose translation is MNTGRVVSIQGPVVDVEFDRGQLPEILNALKVDTTLENGRKIDLTLEVSNHQGDNLVRCIAMSSTDGLVRGLEVQDLGAPISVPVGEVTLGRVFNVLGQPIDEAGDVVSEINNPIHREAPKFDELSTQAEMLETGIKVIDLLAPYAKGGKIGLFGGAGVGKTVTIQELINNIAQEHGGISVFSGVGERTREGNDLYHEMRESGVINKTAMVFGQMNEPPGARLRVALTGLTMAEYFRDQEGKDVLLFIDNIFRFTQAGSEVSALLGRMPSAVGYQPTLATEMGQLQERITSTKKGSVTSIQAIYVPADDYTDPAPATTFAHLDATTNLERKISEMGIFPAVDPLASSSRILTPEVVGEEHYNVAQGVQRILARYQELQDIIAILGMDELSEEDKLTVSRARKIQRFLSQPFHVAEQFTGIKGRYVQVKETVRSFKEILDGKHDELPEAAFLFVGTIEEAVEKAKTL
- a CDS encoding F0F1 ATP synthase subunit epsilon; protein product: MSTFLLEIVTPERLVFSEQVDRLIATGVEGELGILAGHIPTVTPLKVAPLTFQAGGKRSTFAIQGGFLEVRPDKVVVLAESAERSNDIDVERARAAKERAERRLSNRSSQDHIDFRRAELAMQRAMNRIKVSSSGENR
- a CDS encoding DUF1146 family protein, with product MSTVDAGAAVGTNGLLSIIISLLCIGLSWWALQNFKFDLLVRHPKSAAGKMLHLLLAIVLGHFVSAFLLDYLQWTQALRFMF
- the murA gene encoding UDP-N-acetylglucosamine 1-carboxyvinyltransferase, with amino-acid sequence MSKFIVRGGKRLTGNVKVSGAKNSVLPIIAASLLGEKGVSIIHEAPSLDDVMTINKVLESLGAVVTYQNETIHVDAQELSSCEAPYEWVSKMRASFLVMGPLLTRLGKTRISLPGGCAIGTRPIDQHLKGFEAMGAEINLGHGYIEAKCDGRLRGTKIYLDVASVGATENIMMAATLAEGITTIENAAKEPEIVDLANFLNGMGAKVRGAGTGVIRIEGVEKLQGTEHTVIPDRIEAGTYMVAAAITGGDVYVEGAIADHLGPVIAKMEEMGVEITPDENGVRVVANHPLRAVDVKTLPYPGFPTDMQAQMMALMLGSEGTSIITETVFENRFMHVDEFNLMNAGIRIEGRTSIVTGGPQLVGAKVCATDLRAGAALICAGLIAEGTTEVGGTHHIDRGYVHLAEKLSGLGADIWRLEEAEVNTVPSASEAAAMLAEKAKTASASMLNVQTTGV
- a CDS encoding rod shape-determining protein, which translates into the protein MFSKDIGIDLGTANVLIHVKGKGVVLDEPSVVTLETDTKRVLAVGEEARRMIGRTPGNIVAIRPLRDGVIADFDVTETMLKHFINKVGARNWYSHPRILICAPTNITSVEQKSIREAAERTGAKDVFLEAEPKAAAIGAGMNIFEPSGNMVIDIGGGTTDIAVLSMGDIVTSSSLKVAGDKFDDSIMRYIKNEYKLLIGERTAEDIKVNIATVRPSGIQREMDIRGRDMVTGLPKTVTITANEVQNALSDTILSIVSSAKMVLEQTPPELSADIIDRGVILTGGGALLDGLEELLSQELHVPVLVAEDPMHCVVKGTGIMLNNLDKVSKKKF
- a CDS encoding flagellar hook-basal body protein, whose translation is MLRGLYTAASGMITQQRRHDTITQNIANVNTPGYKQVESIERSFPEMLISLSNGDQGQTNRQIGRINTGVLAEESVSVNVQGDVHQTNSLDDFAIVSDINLADPATGQNIPFDASGKYVSDNGTITYRPQAFFAVTGKDGETGYTRDGNFQLDGAGTLRTSTGNAVLGSNGNPVTLQGSMNDYSVDSRGVILSKQTGQQVGRIGITVVNQPGLMTRTGDGLFQVSAANTQRAGVRELQAGDNVELRQGYLEGSTVDAAASMVELNAALRAYESNQKIVQFYDKSLDKTVNDVGRV